Proteins encoded in a region of the Coregonus clupeaformis isolate EN_2021a chromosome 9, ASM2061545v1, whole genome shotgun sequence genome:
- the arhgef9a gene encoding rho guanine nucleotide exchange factor 9 isoform X2, giving the protein MALLISGGSIVSAEAVWDHVTMADRELAFKAGDVIKVLDASNKDWWWGQIDDEEGWFPASFVRVEPHPPQPQTKQVFYINPIAAPRFQNTTTKLWVNQEESTAVETVEGASPSPSEVQNGHAEASPSSSDCLCLGQPIQNRDQMRANVINEIMSTERHYIKHLKDICEGYFRQCKKRRDMFNDDQLRVIFGNIEDIYRFQMGFVRDLEKQYNTEEPHLSEIGPCFLEHQDGFWIYSEYCNNHVDACMELSRLMKDGRYQHFFEACRLVQQMIDIAIDGFLLTPVQKICKYPLQLAELLKYTVQEHSDYRYVAAALAVMRNVTQQINERKRRLENIDKIAQWQASVLDWEGDDILDRSTELVYTGEMSWIYQPYGRSQTRVFFLFDHQMVLCKKDLIRRDILYYKGRMDMDRYNVVDAVDGRDDDFNVSVKNAFKLSNKESDEIHIFLAKKLEEKLRWLKAFHEERKMVQEDEKIGFEISEYQKRQAAMTVRRMTKQKGHRSVPPGYPPPMDPMNPGQYLVGDGMEQSEFEFPEPERCKSPFWQSFSRLTPFRK; this is encoded by the exons ATGGCGCTG TTGATCAGTGGGGGATCCATCGTCAGCGCTGAGGCAGTATGGGATCATGTCACCATGGCCGACAGGGAGTTGGCATTTAAGGCAGGGGATGTCATCAAGGTCCTCGATGCATCAAATAAGGACTGGTGGTGGGGACAGATTGATGATGAAGAAGGATGGTTCCCAGCCAGCTTTGTGAGG GTTGAACCCCAtccaccacaacctcaaacaaAACAGGTTTTCTATATCAACCCTATAGCAGCTCCAAGGTTCCAAAACACAACTACCAAG CTGTGGGTGAACCAGGAGGAGAGCACGGCGGTAGAGACAGTTGAGGGggctagccccagccccagtgaGGTCCAGAACGGCCATGCGGAGGCCAGCCCCAGCAGCAGCGACTGTCTCTGCCTGGGCCAGCCCATCCAGAATAGAGACCAGATGAGGGCCAACGTAATCAACGAGATCATGAGCACAGAGCGTCACTACATCAAACACCTGAAGGACATATGTGAG GGTTACTTCCGGCAATGTAAAAAAAGAAGAGACATGTTCAACGATGACCAGTTGAGGGTCATATTTGGGAACATTGAAGATATCTACAGGTTTCAAATGGGCTTTGTCAGAGACCTGGAGAAGCAGTACAATACAGAAGAACCTCATCTCAGTGAAATAGGTCCCTGCTTCCTAGAGCAT CAAGATGGCTTTTGGATCTACTCAGAGTACTGCAACAACCACGTGGATGCCTGCATGGAGCTCTCTCGGCTGATGAAGGATGGCCGCTATCAGCACTTCTTCGAAGCGTGTCGCCTGGTGCAGCAGATGATTGACATCGCCATTGATGGCTTCCTGCTCACGCCCGTCCAGAAGATCTGCAAGTACCCTCTGCAGCTGGCAGAGCTGCTCAAGTACACTGTCCAGGAGCACAG TGACTACCGTTACGTCGCTGCAGCACTGGCTGTCATGCGGAACGTCACTCAGCAAATTAACGAGCGGAAGCGTCGCCTGGAAAACATTGACAAGATAGCACAGTGGCAGGCGTCTGTGCTGGACTGGGAG GGGGATGATATTCTAGACAGGAGTACAGAGCTGGTGTACACTGGGGAGATGTCATGGATCTACCAGCCATATGGGCGGAGTCAGACCAGGGTCTTCTTCCTGTTCGACCATCAGATGGTTCTGTGTAAAAAG GACTTGATAAGACGAGACATCCTGTACTACAAGGGCCGCATGGATATGGACAGGTACAATGTAGTTGATGCCGTCGATGGGCGGGATGATGACTTCAACGTGAGTGTGAAGAACGCGTTCAAGCTGAGTAATAAGGAATCCGACGAGATCCACATCTTCCTGGCCAAGAAGCTGGAGGAGAAACTTCGCTGGCTAAAAGCTTTCCACGAGGAACGCAAGATGGTGCAAGAGGATGAAAAAATAG gGTTTGAGATATCAGAGTATCAGAAGCGACAAGCGGCAATGACGGTGCGAAGAATGACCAAACAAAAAG GCCATAGGTCTGTGCCCCCCGGATACCCCCCTCCTATGGACCCCATGAATCCAGGACAGTACTTGGTAGGAGACGGCATGGAACAATCAGAATTTGAATTCCCTGAACCTGAAAGGTGCAAGTCTCCCTTCTGGCAGAGCTTCAGCAGGTTAACCCCCTTTAGGAAATAG
- the arhgef9a gene encoding rho guanine nucleotide exchange factor 9 isoform X1: protein MMMRMMMLISGGSIVSAEAVWDHVTMADRELAFKAGDVIKVLDASNKDWWWGQIDDEEGWFPASFVRVEPHPPQPQTKQVFYINPIAAPRFQNTTTKLWVNQEESTAVETVEGASPSPSEVQNGHAEASPSSSDCLCLGQPIQNRDQMRANVINEIMSTERHYIKHLKDICEGYFRQCKKRRDMFNDDQLRVIFGNIEDIYRFQMGFVRDLEKQYNTEEPHLSEIGPCFLEHQDGFWIYSEYCNNHVDACMELSRLMKDGRYQHFFEACRLVQQMIDIAIDGFLLTPVQKICKYPLQLAELLKYTVQEHSDYRYVAAALAVMRNVTQQINERKRRLENIDKIAQWQASVLDWEGDDILDRSTELVYTGEMSWIYQPYGRSQTRVFFLFDHQMVLCKKDLIRRDILYYKGRMDMDRYNVVDAVDGRDDDFNVSVKNAFKLSNKESDEIHIFLAKKLEEKLRWLKAFHEERKMVQEDEKIGFEISEYQKRQAAMTVRRMTKQKGHRSVPPGYPPPMDPMNPGQYLVGDGMEQSEFEFPEPERCKSPFWQSFSRLTPFRK, encoded by the exons atgatgatgaggatgatgatg TTGATCAGTGGGGGATCCATCGTCAGCGCTGAGGCAGTATGGGATCATGTCACCATGGCCGACAGGGAGTTGGCATTTAAGGCAGGGGATGTCATCAAGGTCCTCGATGCATCAAATAAGGACTGGTGGTGGGGACAGATTGATGATGAAGAAGGATGGTTCCCAGCCAGCTTTGTGAGG GTTGAACCCCAtccaccacaacctcaaacaaAACAGGTTTTCTATATCAACCCTATAGCAGCTCCAAGGTTCCAAAACACAACTACCAAG CTGTGGGTGAACCAGGAGGAGAGCACGGCGGTAGAGACAGTTGAGGGggctagccccagccccagtgaGGTCCAGAACGGCCATGCGGAGGCCAGCCCCAGCAGCAGCGACTGTCTCTGCCTGGGCCAGCCCATCCAGAATAGAGACCAGATGAGGGCCAACGTAATCAACGAGATCATGAGCACAGAGCGTCACTACATCAAACACCTGAAGGACATATGTGAG GGTTACTTCCGGCAATGTAAAAAAAGAAGAGACATGTTCAACGATGACCAGTTGAGGGTCATATTTGGGAACATTGAAGATATCTACAGGTTTCAAATGGGCTTTGTCAGAGACCTGGAGAAGCAGTACAATACAGAAGAACCTCATCTCAGTGAAATAGGTCCCTGCTTCCTAGAGCAT CAAGATGGCTTTTGGATCTACTCAGAGTACTGCAACAACCACGTGGATGCCTGCATGGAGCTCTCTCGGCTGATGAAGGATGGCCGCTATCAGCACTTCTTCGAAGCGTGTCGCCTGGTGCAGCAGATGATTGACATCGCCATTGATGGCTTCCTGCTCACGCCCGTCCAGAAGATCTGCAAGTACCCTCTGCAGCTGGCAGAGCTGCTCAAGTACACTGTCCAGGAGCACAG TGACTACCGTTACGTCGCTGCAGCACTGGCTGTCATGCGGAACGTCACTCAGCAAATTAACGAGCGGAAGCGTCGCCTGGAAAACATTGACAAGATAGCACAGTGGCAGGCGTCTGTGCTGGACTGGGAG GGGGATGATATTCTAGACAGGAGTACAGAGCTGGTGTACACTGGGGAGATGTCATGGATCTACCAGCCATATGGGCGGAGTCAGACCAGGGTCTTCTTCCTGTTCGACCATCAGATGGTTCTGTGTAAAAAG GACTTGATAAGACGAGACATCCTGTACTACAAGGGCCGCATGGATATGGACAGGTACAATGTAGTTGATGCCGTCGATGGGCGGGATGATGACTTCAACGTGAGTGTGAAGAACGCGTTCAAGCTGAGTAATAAGGAATCCGACGAGATCCACATCTTCCTGGCCAAGAAGCTGGAGGAGAAACTTCGCTGGCTAAAAGCTTTCCACGAGGAACGCAAGATGGTGCAAGAGGATGAAAAAATAG gGTTTGAGATATCAGAGTATCAGAAGCGACAAGCGGCAATGACGGTGCGAAGAATGACCAAACAAAAAG GCCATAGGTCTGTGCCCCCCGGATACCCCCCTCCTATGGACCCCATGAATCCAGGACAGTACTTGGTAGGAGACGGCATGGAACAATCAGAATTTGAATTCCCTGAACCTGAAAGGTGCAAGTCTCCCTTCTGGCAGAGCTTCAGCAGGTTAACCCCCTTTAGGAAATAG
- the arhgef9a gene encoding rho guanine nucleotide exchange factor 9 isoform X3, with protein MADRELAFKAGDVIKVLDASNKDWWWGQIDDEEGWFPASFVRVEPHPPQPQTKQVFYINPIAAPRFQNTTTKLWVNQEESTAVETVEGASPSPSEVQNGHAEASPSSSDCLCLGQPIQNRDQMRANVINEIMSTERHYIKHLKDICEGYFRQCKKRRDMFNDDQLRVIFGNIEDIYRFQMGFVRDLEKQYNTEEPHLSEIGPCFLEHQDGFWIYSEYCNNHVDACMELSRLMKDGRYQHFFEACRLVQQMIDIAIDGFLLTPVQKICKYPLQLAELLKYTVQEHSDYRYVAAALAVMRNVTQQINERKRRLENIDKIAQWQASVLDWEGDDILDRSTELVYTGEMSWIYQPYGRSQTRVFFLFDHQMVLCKKDLIRRDILYYKGRMDMDRYNVVDAVDGRDDDFNVSVKNAFKLSNKESDEIHIFLAKKLEEKLRWLKAFHEERKMVQEDEKIGFEISEYQKRQAAMTVRRMTKQKGHRSVPPGYPPPMDPMNPGQYLVGDGMEQSEFEFPEPERCKSPFWQSFSRLTPFRK; from the exons ATGGCCGACAGGGAGTTGGCATTTAAGGCAGGGGATGTCATCAAGGTCCTCGATGCATCAAATAAGGACTGGTGGTGGGGACAGATTGATGATGAAGAAGGATGGTTCCCAGCCAGCTTTGTGAGG GTTGAACCCCAtccaccacaacctcaaacaaAACAGGTTTTCTATATCAACCCTATAGCAGCTCCAAGGTTCCAAAACACAACTACCAAG CTGTGGGTGAACCAGGAGGAGAGCACGGCGGTAGAGACAGTTGAGGGggctagccccagccccagtgaGGTCCAGAACGGCCATGCGGAGGCCAGCCCCAGCAGCAGCGACTGTCTCTGCCTGGGCCAGCCCATCCAGAATAGAGACCAGATGAGGGCCAACGTAATCAACGAGATCATGAGCACAGAGCGTCACTACATCAAACACCTGAAGGACATATGTGAG GGTTACTTCCGGCAATGTAAAAAAAGAAGAGACATGTTCAACGATGACCAGTTGAGGGTCATATTTGGGAACATTGAAGATATCTACAGGTTTCAAATGGGCTTTGTCAGAGACCTGGAGAAGCAGTACAATACAGAAGAACCTCATCTCAGTGAAATAGGTCCCTGCTTCCTAGAGCAT CAAGATGGCTTTTGGATCTACTCAGAGTACTGCAACAACCACGTGGATGCCTGCATGGAGCTCTCTCGGCTGATGAAGGATGGCCGCTATCAGCACTTCTTCGAAGCGTGTCGCCTGGTGCAGCAGATGATTGACATCGCCATTGATGGCTTCCTGCTCACGCCCGTCCAGAAGATCTGCAAGTACCCTCTGCAGCTGGCAGAGCTGCTCAAGTACACTGTCCAGGAGCACAG TGACTACCGTTACGTCGCTGCAGCACTGGCTGTCATGCGGAACGTCACTCAGCAAATTAACGAGCGGAAGCGTCGCCTGGAAAACATTGACAAGATAGCACAGTGGCAGGCGTCTGTGCTGGACTGGGAG GGGGATGATATTCTAGACAGGAGTACAGAGCTGGTGTACACTGGGGAGATGTCATGGATCTACCAGCCATATGGGCGGAGTCAGACCAGGGTCTTCTTCCTGTTCGACCATCAGATGGTTCTGTGTAAAAAG GACTTGATAAGACGAGACATCCTGTACTACAAGGGCCGCATGGATATGGACAGGTACAATGTAGTTGATGCCGTCGATGGGCGGGATGATGACTTCAACGTGAGTGTGAAGAACGCGTTCAAGCTGAGTAATAAGGAATCCGACGAGATCCACATCTTCCTGGCCAAGAAGCTGGAGGAGAAACTTCGCTGGCTAAAAGCTTTCCACGAGGAACGCAAGATGGTGCAAGAGGATGAAAAAATAG gGTTTGAGATATCAGAGTATCAGAAGCGACAAGCGGCAATGACGGTGCGAAGAATGACCAAACAAAAAG GCCATAGGTCTGTGCCCCCCGGATACCCCCCTCCTATGGACCCCATGAATCCAGGACAGTACTTGGTAGGAGACGGCATGGAACAATCAGAATTTGAATTCCCTGAACCTGAAAGGTGCAAGTCTCCCTTCTGGCAGAGCTTCAGCAGGTTAACCCCCTTTAGGAAATAG
- the arhgef9a gene encoding rho guanine nucleotide exchange factor 9 isoform X4 yields the protein MMMRMMMLISGGSIVSAEAVWDHVTMADRELAFKAGDVIKVLDASNKDWWWGQIDDEEGWFPASFVRLWVNQEESTAVETVEGASPSPSEVQNGHAEASPSSSDCLCLGQPIQNRDQMRANVINEIMSTERHYIKHLKDICEGYFRQCKKRRDMFNDDQLRVIFGNIEDIYRFQMGFVRDLEKQYNTEEPHLSEIGPCFLEHQDGFWIYSEYCNNHVDACMELSRLMKDGRYQHFFEACRLVQQMIDIAIDGFLLTPVQKICKYPLQLAELLKYTVQEHSDYRYVAAALAVMRNVTQQINERKRRLENIDKIAQWQASVLDWEGDDILDRSTELVYTGEMSWIYQPYGRSQTRVFFLFDHQMVLCKKDLIRRDILYYKGRMDMDRYNVVDAVDGRDDDFNVSVKNAFKLSNKESDEIHIFLAKKLEEKLRWLKAFHEERKMVQEDEKIGFEISEYQKRQAAMTVRRMTKQKGHRSVPPGYPPPMDPMNPGQYLVGDGMEQSEFEFPEPERCKSPFWQSFSRLTPFRK from the exons atgatgatgaggatgatgatg TTGATCAGTGGGGGATCCATCGTCAGCGCTGAGGCAGTATGGGATCATGTCACCATGGCCGACAGGGAGTTGGCATTTAAGGCAGGGGATGTCATCAAGGTCCTCGATGCATCAAATAAGGACTGGTGGTGGGGACAGATTGATGATGAAGAAGGATGGTTCCCAGCCAGCTTTGTGAGG CTGTGGGTGAACCAGGAGGAGAGCACGGCGGTAGAGACAGTTGAGGGggctagccccagccccagtgaGGTCCAGAACGGCCATGCGGAGGCCAGCCCCAGCAGCAGCGACTGTCTCTGCCTGGGCCAGCCCATCCAGAATAGAGACCAGATGAGGGCCAACGTAATCAACGAGATCATGAGCACAGAGCGTCACTACATCAAACACCTGAAGGACATATGTGAG GGTTACTTCCGGCAATGTAAAAAAAGAAGAGACATGTTCAACGATGACCAGTTGAGGGTCATATTTGGGAACATTGAAGATATCTACAGGTTTCAAATGGGCTTTGTCAGAGACCTGGAGAAGCAGTACAATACAGAAGAACCTCATCTCAGTGAAATAGGTCCCTGCTTCCTAGAGCAT CAAGATGGCTTTTGGATCTACTCAGAGTACTGCAACAACCACGTGGATGCCTGCATGGAGCTCTCTCGGCTGATGAAGGATGGCCGCTATCAGCACTTCTTCGAAGCGTGTCGCCTGGTGCAGCAGATGATTGACATCGCCATTGATGGCTTCCTGCTCACGCCCGTCCAGAAGATCTGCAAGTACCCTCTGCAGCTGGCAGAGCTGCTCAAGTACACTGTCCAGGAGCACAG TGACTACCGTTACGTCGCTGCAGCACTGGCTGTCATGCGGAACGTCACTCAGCAAATTAACGAGCGGAAGCGTCGCCTGGAAAACATTGACAAGATAGCACAGTGGCAGGCGTCTGTGCTGGACTGGGAG GGGGATGATATTCTAGACAGGAGTACAGAGCTGGTGTACACTGGGGAGATGTCATGGATCTACCAGCCATATGGGCGGAGTCAGACCAGGGTCTTCTTCCTGTTCGACCATCAGATGGTTCTGTGTAAAAAG GACTTGATAAGACGAGACATCCTGTACTACAAGGGCCGCATGGATATGGACAGGTACAATGTAGTTGATGCCGTCGATGGGCGGGATGATGACTTCAACGTGAGTGTGAAGAACGCGTTCAAGCTGAGTAATAAGGAATCCGACGAGATCCACATCTTCCTGGCCAAGAAGCTGGAGGAGAAACTTCGCTGGCTAAAAGCTTTCCACGAGGAACGCAAGATGGTGCAAGAGGATGAAAAAATAG gGTTTGAGATATCAGAGTATCAGAAGCGACAAGCGGCAATGACGGTGCGAAGAATGACCAAACAAAAAG GCCATAGGTCTGTGCCCCCCGGATACCCCCCTCCTATGGACCCCATGAATCCAGGACAGTACTTGGTAGGAGACGGCATGGAACAATCAGAATTTGAATTCCCTGAACCTGAAAGGTGCAAGTCTCCCTTCTGGCAGAGCTTCAGCAGGTTAACCCCCTTTAGGAAATAG